In the genome of Cellvibrio sp. KY-YJ-3, one region contains:
- the rnk gene encoding nucleoside diphosphate kinase regulator, which yields MSSKKASALVIAKTDYLRLMQLIEKTDSDAADALDLEISRAKIVEDAKLPADVVAMNSTLTFSDLDSAEEKTIQLVYPQDADVTQLKISVLSPVGSALIGLKIGGAIEWPVPQGKVRRLKVIAVEQHKQEA from the coding sequence ATGAGCAGCAAAAAAGCAAGCGCTTTGGTCATTGCCAAAACCGATTATTTACGTCTTATGCAATTGATTGAAAAAACTGACAGCGACGCGGCAGATGCTTTGGATTTGGAAATTAGCCGCGCAAAAATTGTGGAAGATGCCAAGTTACCTGCTGACGTAGTCGCAATGAACTCCACCCTCACGTTTAGCGACTTGGATTCTGCCGAAGAAAAAACCATTCAACTGGTTTACCCGCAAGATGCCGATGTAACCCAACTGAAAATCTCTGTGCTTTCACCGGTTGGCAGCGCGTTAATTGGCCTAAAAATTGGTGGTGCCATCGAGTGGCCAGTACCACAGGGAAAAGTTCGCCGTTTAAAAGTAATTGCAGTGGAACAACACAAGCAAGAAGCCTGA
- a CDS encoding pentapeptide repeat-containing protein, with protein sequence MMIENSHEYFSKTFNALDAAGESFTEILFENCIFENSNFSDTRFYKCKFVDCIFTNTNLSNIKVDYSRFLDTRFHECKLVGVDWTKADWPRFHFSSPLKFTQCILNDTSFFALSLSELQLEHCKLHDVDFRNGNFSKANFTYSDFTNSLFMKTNLKEADFSEAENYDIDIFNNQITAARFSRHEAIRLLNSLDIELVD encoded by the coding sequence ATGATGATAGAGAATAGCCACGAATACTTTTCTAAAACTTTCAATGCCCTGGATGCAGCTGGAGAATCTTTTACCGAAATTCTCTTTGAAAACTGTATTTTTGAAAACAGCAATTTCTCCGACACACGCTTTTACAAATGCAAGTTTGTCGATTGCATCTTTACCAATACCAACCTGAGCAATATAAAAGTTGACTACAGCCGGTTTTTAGATACACGCTTTCACGAATGTAAATTAGTCGGTGTGGATTGGACTAAAGCTGACTGGCCCCGTTTTCACTTTTCATCACCACTAAAATTTACCCAATGTATTTTGAATGACACTTCTTTTTTTGCGCTGAGTTTGAGCGAATTACAGTTGGAACACTGCAAACTTCACGATGTGGATTTTAGAAATGGTAATTTTTCCAAGGCAAATTTTACCTACAGCGATTTCACCAATAGCTTGTTTATGAAAACAAACCTGAAGGAGGCAGATTTTAGTGAGGCCGAAAATTATGACATCGATATTTTTAATAACCAGATTACCGCTGCGCGCTTTAGCCGACACGAAGCAATCAGGCTGCTAAACAGTCTGGATATCGAACTTGTCGATTAA
- a CDS encoding SGNH/GDSL hydrolase family protein, which produces MKFIHSLLIGALCFSSFALAEPVQTISADNQHYLYTGRIDFSDKKSPQLSWPGSSIKANFTGTSLAIVLDDQLGKNFFNVIVDGETQHPYVLEAKQGEHTYVISTALKPGKHSLEIYKRTEGEEGATHFKGLVLDKDASLLKPPARPKRRMEIYGDSITSGMGNEGADNGADHLLSEKNNYWAYGAITARNVNAELHTISQSGIGIMISWFPFIMPQFYDQLNAVGDNDSQWDFSRWTPDLVVINLFQNDSWLVDREKRLQPIPSDAQRVQAYVDFVRTIRAKYPKAQIICALGSMDATANPTWPGYVKDAVARMQQENNDKKIDTIFFPFNGYGQHPRIAQHKANAELLTAFIEKKMKW; this is translated from the coding sequence ATGAAATTTATCCACAGCCTGTTAATTGGCGCGCTGTGCTTTTCCAGCTTCGCGCTGGCCGAGCCGGTGCAAACCATCAGTGCCGACAATCAGCATTACCTTTACACCGGGCGTATCGATTTTAGTGATAAAAAATCCCCGCAACTTTCCTGGCCGGGTTCCAGTATTAAAGCCAATTTCACTGGCACCTCGCTTGCGATTGTGCTCGACGATCAATTAGGCAAAAACTTTTTTAATGTGATAGTCGATGGTGAAACCCAACACCCCTATGTGTTGGAGGCAAAACAAGGTGAGCATACTTATGTGATCTCCACCGCCTTAAAACCGGGCAAACACAGCCTGGAAATTTACAAGCGCACCGAAGGCGAGGAGGGCGCAACCCACTTCAAAGGTCTAGTGCTGGATAAGGATGCGAGCCTGCTTAAACCGCCAGCGCGCCCCAAGCGCCGCATGGAAATTTACGGTGATTCCATCACCAGCGGCATGGGCAATGAAGGTGCAGATAATGGCGCAGATCATTTGCTCAGCGAAAAAAATAATTACTGGGCCTATGGTGCAATCACGGCGCGCAATGTAAACGCTGAGCTGCATACTATTTCGCAAAGCGGCATTGGCATTATGATCAGCTGGTTTCCGTTCATCATGCCGCAGTTTTACGATCAGCTAAATGCAGTGGGGGATAATGACAGTCAATGGGATTTTTCGCGCTGGACGCCGGATCTAGTCGTGATCAATTTGTTTCAAAACGATAGTTGGTTAGTTGACCGTGAAAAACGTTTGCAACCCATTCCCAGTGATGCACAGCGAGTGCAAGCCTACGTGGATTTTGTGCGCACTATCCGCGCAAAATATCCTAAAGCGCAGATTATTTGTGCATTGGGCAGTATGGATGCAACGGCTAATCCGACCTGGCCGGGTTATGTAAAAGATGCGGTAGCGCGTATGCAGCAAGAAAATAATGACAAGAAAATCGATACTATTTTCTTTCCCTTTAACGGTTACGGTCAGCATCCACGTATCGCACAACACAAGGCGAATGCAGAGTTATTAACAGCGTTTATCGAAAAGAAAATGAAGTGGTAA
- a CDS encoding endo-1,4-beta-xylanase — protein sequence MNLSRRKLLALTSAGIAMSQANKLAAATKAAEQTGLKNAYKDNFLIGAALNATIASGADERLNTLIAKEFNSITPENCMKWGVLRDAQGEWNWKDADAFVAFGTKHNLHMVGHTLVWHSQIHDEVFKNADGSYISKTALQKKMEEHITTLAGRYKGKLAAWDVVNEAVGDDLKMRDSHWYKIMGDDFIYNAFTLANEVDPKAHLMYNDYNIERTGKREATVEMIKRLQKRGMPIHGLGIQGHLGIDTPPIAEIEKSIIAFAKLGLRVHFTELDVDVLPSVWELPVAEVSTRFEYKPERDPYTKGLPQEMQDKLAKRYEDLFKLFIKHSDKIDRATFWGVSDDASWLNGFPIPGRTNYPLLFDRKLQPKDAYFRLLDLKR from the coding sequence ATGAATCTTTCACGTCGGAAACTTCTCGCACTGACCAGTGCGGGTATCGCGATGAGCCAGGCCAACAAGCTTGCGGCAGCCACCAAAGCGGCAGAGCAAACCGGGCTTAAAAATGCCTACAAGGATAACTTTTTAATCGGCGCCGCACTCAATGCAACTATTGCGAGCGGTGCAGATGAGCGCCTTAATACCTTGATTGCCAAAGAGTTTAATTCAATTACACCGGAAAATTGCATGAAATGGGGTGTACTGCGCGATGCCCAAGGCGAGTGGAATTGGAAGGATGCCGATGCGTTTGTTGCATTCGGCACCAAACACAACCTGCACATGGTAGGCCACACCTTGGTATGGCACAGCCAGATTCACGATGAAGTGTTTAAAAACGCCGATGGTAGTTACATCAGTAAAACCGCGTTGCAGAAAAAAATGGAAGAGCACATCACCACCCTCGCGGGCCGCTATAAAGGCAAACTTGCCGCCTGGGATGTAGTGAATGAAGCGGTGGGCGATGACTTGAAAATGCGTGACAGCCATTGGTACAAGATTATGGGCGATGATTTTATCTACAACGCCTTTACCCTTGCCAATGAAGTCGACCCCAAAGCGCACTTGATGTACAACGATTACAACATTGAACGCACCGGTAAACGCGAAGCCACAGTGGAAATGATCAAGCGCTTGCAAAAACGCGGCATGCCCATTCACGGTTTAGGAATTCAAGGGCATTTGGGAATAGATACACCGCCTATTGCCGAGATCGAAAAAAGTATTATCGCCTTCGCCAAATTGGGCCTGCGCGTGCACTTCACCGAGCTGGATGTAGACGTACTGCCTTCGGTATGGGAACTGCCGGTAGCTGAAGTTTCTACCCGCTTTGAATACAAACCCGAGCGCGACCCCTATACCAAAGGTTTGCCGCAGGAAATGCAAGACAAATTGGCAAAACGCTACGAAGATTTATTCAAATTATTTATCAAACACAGCGATAAAATCGACCGCGCCACCTTCTGGGGTGTAAGCGATGACGCAAGCTGGCTCAACGGCTTCCCGATTCCCGGTCGCACCAACTACCCACTGTTGTTTGATCGCAAACTACAACCGAAAGACGCTTACTTCCGTTTACTGGATTTAAAACGTTAA
- a CDS encoding alpha-glucuronidase family glycosyl hydrolase: MFKTYINTYIKCTWLFFLLPIIAVGNAYAEDGYEMWLRYQPISNEQQLKTYRKQITQVVVQGDSATMQKAAAELQRGLSGLLAKPIASANKNPAKNALVIGTPNNSALIAALGLNTELAALGDEGYLITEQKINKRTALVIAANTDVGALYGSFHFLRLLQTQQSLDNLSIRSAPKLQHRVVNHWDNLNRVVERGYAGLSLWDWGTLPDHKSERYEDYARINASLGINGTVLNNVNADPRILSDQFLEKIAALAEVFRPYGIKMYLSINYDSPRAFGDLDTADPLDPRVQQWWKERTARVYKYIPDFGGYLVKANSEGQPGPQDYQRNHADGANMLAAALEPFDGVVFWRAFVYSPDIGDRFRGSYDEFKPLDGKFADNVILQVKNGPIDFQPREPYSALFSAMEKTNMMMEFQVTQEYFGFATHLAYQGPLFEESLRTETYAKGEGSTIGNILEGKVFKTKRTGMAAVINPGTDRNWTGHPFVQSSWYAFGRMAWDHEISAETAAEEWLRMTFSNEQKFIDPMKELMMISREAGVNYRSPLGLTHLYSQGDHYGPAPWTENSERPDWTAIYYHRAAKDGLGFNRTKTGSNAIAQYPAPLAKIYGDVNAVPEELLLWFHHVSWDHKMKSGRTLWEELVHKYYEGVEQVRAMQTAWDAQEAYVDPARFAQVKALLKVQERDAIIWRDSCVLYFQTYSGKAIPAGYEKPKHDLEYYKTLARTRYVPEPWHPASSSRVLK; the protein is encoded by the coding sequence GTGTTTAAAACCTATATCAATACTTATATCAAATGCACTTGGTTGTTTTTTTTATTACCCATAATAGCCGTCGGTAATGCGTATGCGGAGGACGGTTATGAAATGTGGCTGCGCTATCAGCCAATTAGCAATGAGCAACAGCTTAAAACCTATCGCAAACAAATCACCCAAGTGGTGGTGCAGGGCGACTCGGCAACTATGCAAAAAGCTGCTGCGGAATTGCAGCGCGGCTTGAGTGGTTTGTTAGCTAAACCTATTGCTAGCGCCAATAAAAACCCTGCAAAAAATGCGCTGGTGATTGGAACTCCCAACAACTCTGCGCTGATTGCAGCGCTCGGGCTAAATACTGAGCTCGCTGCATTGGGTGATGAAGGTTATTTAATTACCGAGCAAAAAATTAATAAACGTACTGCATTAGTGATTGCAGCCAATACCGATGTGGGGGCGCTCTACGGCAGTTTTCATTTTTTACGTTTACTGCAAACACAACAATCACTGGATAACCTGAGTATTCGCAGTGCACCCAAATTGCAGCACCGCGTAGTGAATCACTGGGATAATTTAAATCGCGTGGTTGAGCGCGGTTATGCCGGGTTGTCGCTGTGGGATTGGGGCACCTTGCCCGATCATAAATCTGAACGTTATGAAGACTACGCTCGCATTAATGCCTCGCTTGGTATTAACGGCACAGTGCTGAACAACGTGAATGCCGATCCGCGTATTCTGAGCGATCAATTTTTAGAAAAAATTGCTGCGCTTGCCGAAGTATTTCGCCCCTACGGCATCAAAATGTACCTATCGATTAATTACGATTCACCACGCGCATTTGGTGATTTGGATACCGCCGATCCACTTGATCCGCGCGTACAGCAATGGTGGAAAGAGCGCACTGCCAGAGTCTATAAATATATTCCGGATTTCGGCGGCTATTTGGTAAAAGCGAATTCCGAAGGTCAACCAGGGCCACAGGATTACCAGCGCAATCACGCCGATGGGGCGAATATGCTCGCCGCTGCGCTAGAACCTTTTGATGGTGTGGTGTTCTGGAGGGCGTTTGTGTACAGCCCGGACATTGGCGACCGCTTCCGCGGCTCTTACGATGAATTTAAACCACTCGATGGCAAATTTGCCGATAACGTCATCCTGCAAGTCAAAAATGGCCCCATCGATTTCCAGCCGCGCGAACCTTATTCCGCATTATTTTCCGCGATGGAAAAAACCAACATGATGATGGAGTTTCAGGTCACCCAAGAATATTTTGGTTTCGCCACCCACCTTGCGTATCAAGGCCCGTTGTTTGAGGAATCGCTGCGCACCGAAACTTATGCGAAGGGTGAAGGCTCAACCATTGGTAACATTCTAGAAGGGAAAGTATTTAAAACCAAACGCACTGGCATGGCAGCGGTGATCAATCCCGGTACCGATCGCAATTGGACCGGTCACCCTTTTGTACAATCCAGCTGGTATGCCTTTGGGCGCATGGCGTGGGATCACGAAATCAGTGCAGAAACAGCTGCCGAAGAATGGCTGCGTATGACTTTCTCCAACGAGCAGAAATTTATCGACCCAATGAAAGAGCTGATGATGATCTCACGCGAAGCCGGTGTAAATTACCGCTCGCCTTTAGGGCTGACTCATCTCTATTCACAAGGCGATCACTACGGCCCTGCACCCTGGACGGAAAATTCTGAGCGCCCTGATTGGACCGCCATTTATTATCACCGCGCTGCAAAAGATGGTTTGGGTTTTAACCGCACCAAAACCGGCTCCAATGCTATCGCGCAATACCCGGCACCTTTGGCAAAAATTTATGGCGATGTAAACGCAGTACCGGAGGAATTATTGCTCTGGTTCCACCATGTCAGTTGGGATCACAAAATGAAATCCGGTCGCACACTGTGGGAAGAGTTAGTGCACAAATACTACGAAGGCGTAGAGCAAGTGCGCGCGATGCAAACCGCGTGGGATGCACAAGAAGCCTACGTTGACCCCGCGCGCTTTGCGCAAGTGAAAGCCCTATTAAAAGTACAAGAGCGCGATGCAATCATCTGGCGCGACTCCTGTGTACTCTATTTCCAAACCTACTCCGGCAAAGCGATCCCCGCCGGTTATGAAAAACCCAAACATGATTTGGAATATTACAAAACCCTTGCACGCACCCGTTATGTTCCTGAACCATGGCATCCGGCGAGTTCGAGCCGGGTTCTCAAGTAA
- the zigA gene encoding zinc metallochaperone GTPase ZigA codes for MALPPVTVLPVTVLSGFLGAGKTTLLNHILNNRENRRVAVIVNDMSEVNIDSSLIQNQVELNRAEEKLVEMSNGCICCTLREDLLIEVTRMAKEGRFDYLVIESTGISEPLPIAETFTFEDEDGQSLSQVARLDTMVTVVDAVNFLNDYYDALSLQETGESLGEEDERNVADLLVDQIEFCDVLLISKTDLISAEKLAELYAILTKLNPDAEVIPVERGNVPLNKVLNTGKFNFEKAQQAPGWLKEMRGQHTPETEEYGISSFSYHARRPFHPEKIYEFFSSPAVKGKLLRSKGFFWLASRPQWAGQWSQAGGIAQHGAAGMFWKAIPKEQWPEDEEQVNYIMEKWVEPFGDMRQELVFIGQNLDKEFVTTQLDQCLLSEEEVLKGQDFWKTLPDPFPTWTQGHAH; via the coding sequence ATGGCATTACCTCCCGTTACCGTGCTACCTGTTACCGTCTTATCCGGCTTTTTAGGGGCCGGTAAAACTACGTTGCTCAACCATATTCTGAATAATCGCGAAAACCGCCGCGTCGCCGTGATAGTGAACGACATGAGCGAAGTGAATATCGATTCATCATTGATCCAAAATCAGGTCGAATTAAATCGCGCGGAAGAAAAATTGGTGGAGATGAGCAATGGCTGCATCTGCTGCACCTTGCGCGAGGATTTATTGATTGAAGTGACGCGCATGGCAAAAGAAGGACGATTTGATTATCTGGTAATTGAATCCACTGGTATTTCCGAGCCTTTGCCGATTGCCGAAACCTTTACTTTTGAGGATGAAGACGGCCAAAGTCTCTCCCAAGTCGCGCGGCTGGATACTATGGTTACCGTTGTCGATGCGGTGAATTTTTTAAATGATTATTACGATGCGCTCTCGCTGCAAGAAACCGGCGAAAGCCTCGGTGAAGAAGACGAGCGCAATGTGGCGGATTTACTTGTCGATCAAATCGAATTTTGCGATGTATTGTTAATCAGCAAAACCGATTTAATTTCCGCCGAAAAACTTGCAGAGCTCTATGCGATTTTAACCAAGTTGAATCCCGATGCCGAAGTTATTCCCGTCGAGCGTGGCAACGTACCGCTCAACAAAGTGCTCAATACCGGAAAGTTCAATTTTGAAAAAGCCCAGCAAGCGCCCGGCTGGCTAAAAGAAATGCGCGGCCAACACACACCGGAAACAGAAGAATATGGCATCAGCAGTTTTTCTTACCATGCACGCCGCCCATTTCACCCGGAAAAAATTTATGAGTTTTTCTCCAGTCCAGCCGTAAAAGGAAAGTTACTGCGTTCAAAAGGGTTTTTTTGGCTGGCATCCCGCCCCCAGTGGGCAGGGCAGTGGAGTCAGGCGGGTGGTATTGCGCAACATGGCGCTGCGGGAATGTTCTGGAAAGCTATCCCCAAAGAGCAATGGCCGGAAGACGAAGAGCAGGTAAATTACATTATGGAAAAGTGGGTGGAACCTTTTGGCGATATGCGTCAGGAGTTAGTCTTTATCGGTCAAAATCTGGATAAAGAATTTGTCACCACGCAGCTCGATCAGTGTCTGCTCAGCGAAGAGGAAGTGTTAAAAGGCCAGGATTTTTGGAAAACATTACCCGATCCGTTTCCGACTTGGACGCAAGGTCACGCGCACTAA
- a CDS encoding DUF1826 domain-containing protein — protein MSVMLQSITAGDDWAIDQDPAVLARIYEDAISISIWQRQLQQEVESYVDELLRKPKTIALKLSGSPEQLMEEIQRVFPPAFFPPVLIGEQSSCIGAAAFYADIHHVLDMFACLFDAKILGLRINTLEHAMCPRFHTDNVAIRLITTYYGLATEWLPDQLSNRAALGTAFASQINIPGAIAASERHIQRMAAGDVALFKGELWEGNEGRGIIHRSPAPTTQQPKRLVVTCDLIES, from the coding sequence ATGAGTGTAATGTTGCAATCAATAACAGCGGGTGATGATTGGGCAATCGATCAAGATCCCGCCGTGCTCGCGCGTATTTATGAAGATGCCATCAGCATTTCCATTTGGCAGCGCCAATTGCAGCAGGAGGTTGAGTCTTATGTGGATGAGCTGCTGCGCAAACCAAAAACTATTGCACTGAAATTATCGGGTTCGCCCGAACAACTGATGGAAGAAATCCAACGCGTATTTCCGCCTGCATTCTTTCCACCTGTATTGATTGGCGAACAAAGTTCTTGTATTGGTGCGGCGGCGTTTTATGCGGATATTCATCATGTGCTGGATATGTTTGCCTGTTTGTTCGATGCAAAAATTCTCGGCCTGCGCATCAATACTCTCGAACACGCCATGTGCCCGCGTTTCCATACCGATAATGTCGCCATTCGTTTAATCACCACCTATTACGGTTTGGCCACTGAGTGGCTGCCTGATCAATTATCCAATCGCGCTGCATTGGGCACTGCGTTTGCCAGCCAAATCAATATACCCGGTGCCATCGCCGCGAGTGAACGCCACATCCAACGCATGGCAGCGGGTGATGTGGCTTTATTCAAAGGCGAGTTGTGGGAAGGGAATGAAGGAAGAGGAATTATTCACCGCTCACCAGCGCCGACCACTCAACAGCCAAAACGATTGGTGGTGACGTGTGATTTAATCGAGAGCTAG
- a CDS encoding methionine synthase, giving the protein MKTLLPTSTAGSLPKPSWLAQPETLWSPWKLEGDELLEGKQDALRLSLQEQQQAGIDIVGDGEQSRQHFVTTFIEHLSGVDFAQRETVRIRNRYDASVPTIVGDVSRQKPVFVEDAKFLRKQTTQPIKWALPGPMTMIDTLYDGHYKSREKLAWEFAKILNQEAKELEAAGVDIIQFDEPAFNVFFDEVNDWGIATLERALEGLKCETAVHICYGYGIKANTEWKKTLGSEWRQYEEIFPKLQKSNIDIISLECHNSRVPMELLELIRGKKVMVGAIDVATNTIETPEEVANTLRKALQFVDADKLCPCTNCGMAPLSRHVALGKLKALSAGAEIVRRELTR; this is encoded by the coding sequence ATGAAAACATTATTGCCCACATCCACTGCTGGCAGCTTACCCAAACCTTCCTGGCTTGCACAACCTGAGACGCTTTGGTCACCCTGGAAATTGGAAGGTGATGAATTATTGGAAGGCAAACAGGATGCGTTGCGTTTGTCATTGCAGGAACAACAACAGGCAGGGATTGATATTGTTGGTGATGGCGAGCAATCGCGCCAACACTTTGTGACGACGTTTATTGAGCACCTGAGCGGTGTTGATTTTGCACAGCGCGAAACCGTTAGAATTCGCAATCGCTATGATGCGAGCGTACCGACGATTGTTGGTGATGTGTCGCGCCAGAAACCGGTTTTTGTTGAAGACGCTAAATTTCTGCGCAAACAAACTACGCAACCCATTAAATGGGCCCTGCCCGGCCCCATGACGATGATTGATACGCTTTACGATGGCCACTACAAAAGCCGCGAAAAGCTGGCTTGGGAATTTGCCAAAATTCTCAACCAGGAAGCGAAAGAATTAGAGGCGGCGGGCGTTGATATTATTCAGTTTGATGAACCTGCCTTTAATGTGTTTTTTGATGAGGTGAATGACTGGGGCATTGCGACCTTGGAACGAGCACTTGAAGGACTTAAGTGTGAAACTGCCGTACATATTTGTTATGGATACGGTATAAAAGCCAATACTGAATGGAAAAAAACGCTGGGTTCTGAATGGCGGCAATACGAAGAAATTTTTCCCAAGTTGCAAAAATCCAACATCGATATCATCTCGCTGGAATGCCATAACTCGCGCGTACCAATGGAACTACTTGAACTGATTCGCGGAAAAAAAGTGATGGTCGGTGCGATTGACGTAGCCACCAACACTATCGAAACACCCGAAGAAGTCGCCAATACGCTACGCAAAGCCCTGCAATTTGTAGACGCCGACAAACTCTGCCCCTGCACCAACTGCGGCATGGCACCTTTATCCCGCCATGTTGCTCTCGGCAAACTGAAAGCCTTAAGCGCAGGCGCGGAAATTGTGCGCAGGGAACTCACACGCTAG
- a CDS encoding DUF1852 domain-containing protein, with protein MNNDFTFSIKSICFDENYHPADNTRATTNFANLARGNSRQENLRNALKMIDNRFNALAHWDNPKGDRYSLELEIISVEMDLDREGNGDSFPAIEILKTNILDRYNNRRIEGIVGNNFSSYVRDYDFSVLLLEHNKNQPTFSIPDNFGDLHGKLFQSFVNSTTYKAHFNKPPVICLSVSDNKTYRRTENQHPVLGVEYQPNESSLTEQYFKKMGLAVRYFMPPNSVAPLAFYFFGDLLVDYTNLELISTISTMETFQKIYRPEIYNANAVAGAYYKPNLKNQDYSLTKVVYDRDERSRLAIEQGKFAEKQFIKPYQNILEQWSAKYAF; from the coding sequence ATGAACAACGATTTTACGTTTAGCATCAAGAGCATTTGTTTCGATGAGAACTATCATCCGGCAGACAATACGCGTGCCACTACCAACTTTGCCAATTTGGCGAGGGGTAATAGCCGGCAAGAAAACTTACGCAATGCGCTGAAGATGATCGACAATCGTTTTAATGCCTTGGCGCATTGGGATAACCCCAAGGGGGATCGTTATTCACTTGAGCTTGAAATCATTTCGGTGGAAATGGATCTTGATCGTGAGGGTAATGGTGATTCATTCCCTGCGATTGAAATCTTAAAAACTAATATTCTTGATCGCTACAACAACAGGCGTATTGAAGGCATTGTGGGGAATAACTTTTCTTCTTATGTGCGCGATTACGACTTTAGTGTGCTGCTGTTAGAGCACAACAAAAATCAACCGACATTCAGCATTCCCGATAATTTTGGCGATTTACATGGCAAACTTTTTCAGAGCTTTGTGAACTCAACTACCTACAAAGCACATTTTAATAAACCACCGGTGATATGCCTGAGTGTTTCCGATAACAAAACCTATCGGCGCACTGAAAACCAGCACCCGGTGCTGGGCGTTGAATACCAGCCCAATGAATCCTCGTTGACTGAACAGTATTTCAAGAAGATGGGCTTGGCGGTTCGCTATTTTATGCCGCCCAATAGCGTTGCGCCGCTCGCCTTTTATTTCTTTGGGGATCTGCTGGTTGATTACACCAACCTTGAATTGATCAGCACCATTAGCACTATGGAAACTTTCCAGAAGATTTATCGGCCTGAAATTTATAACGCCAATGCGGTAGCGGGAGCCTATTACAAACCCAATTTAAAAAATCAGGATTATTCATTAACCAAAGTGGTTTATGACCGCGACGAACGCAGCAGGTTGGCGATTGAGCAGGGGAAATTTGCTGAAAAACAATTCATCAAACCCTACCAGAACATTCTTGAGCAATGGTCTGCCAAGTACGCGTTTTAA
- a CDS encoding FRG domain-containing protein, with protein MKFYESETISLKNTNEALNYLLNLDNKVLSDCVFRGHNNSSWGLQSSLDRYGKTNPEASLEDLRKPPTLKYFLDLFRGHYDALVGKSDLDDDELWQVAQHHGLPTPLLDVSKSPMVALFFALFNKDVNDASKACIWQIDMALLREMNRNVEKFIDSLDDGDGLRTRLGTVEYIAGNSTYSPRQYAQQGGFIRWKFFSELPLALKYWEISKAITHAPSDRLLRRIEFDVSREELIEAFRKLSLMNIAPRSLFPDVSGAAEQVKIDYLLRSSTSWRREYGFRLMEP; from the coding sequence ATGAAGTTTTATGAGTCTGAAACTATATCGCTAAAAAATACGAATGAAGCCTTAAATTATCTATTGAACTTGGATAATAAAGTGCTTTCAGATTGTGTTTTTCGAGGGCATAACAACTCTTCGTGGGGTTTGCAATCGTCACTGGATAGGTATGGCAAAACTAATCCCGAGGCGTCATTAGAAGACCTTAGAAAGCCTCCAACCCTAAAATACTTCTTGGATCTCTTTAGGGGACATTACGATGCTTTGGTAGGTAAGAGCGACCTTGATGATGATGAACTTTGGCAAGTTGCTCAGCATCACGGACTACCAACGCCTTTACTTGATGTATCAAAGTCACCAATGGTGGCACTTTTTTTCGCTTTATTTAATAAGGATGTCAACGATGCGAGTAAAGCGTGTATTTGGCAGATTGATATGGCGCTTTTACGTGAAATGAACCGTAATGTTGAGAAATTTATAGATAGTCTAGATGATGGTGACGGGCTAAGGACAAGGCTTGGAACGGTAGAATATATAGCTGGCAATTCGACTTATAGCCCGAGGCAATATGCACAACAGGGAGGTTTTATAAGATGGAAATTTTTCAGTGAGCTGCCTCTCGCTCTTAAATACTGGGAAATATCTAAGGCAATTACTCACGCGCCGTCTGATCGCTTGTTACGGAGAATCGAATTTGATGTCAGCAGAGAGGAATTAATCGAGGCTTTCCGCAAGCTAAGTTTAATGAACATAGCTCCAAGATCCTTATTTCCCGATGTAAGCGGTGCCGCTGAGCAAGTTAAAATAGATTATCTTTTGCGGTCATCAACGTCTTGGAGAAGAGAGTACGGATTTCGATTAATGGAACCATAA